The Peromyscus eremicus chromosome 16_21, PerEre_H2_v1, whole genome shotgun sequence genome includes the window caattatttgtGTGCACGGGTACTTTGTaggtatgtatgtctgtgcaggaCGTGTgtatctggtgcctgtggaggcatgAAGAAAGcaaacatatctttttttttttttctttttttttggtttttcgagacagggtttctctgtgtagctttgcgcctctcctggaactcacttggtagcccaggctggccttgaactcacagagatccgcctggctctgcctcccgagtgctgggattaaaggtgtgcgccaccaccgcctggccaaacatatctcttgaaactggagttacagaaggttgtgagccaccatgtgggtgctgagaattgaacctgggtcctctggaagagcagctagtgctcttaaccacagaaccatctctccagcccacaaagtAATTACCTTAAAACACAGACTcttgtgtttgcttttgtgtatatttgtgtgtgcatgtgtatgtgtacacacaagtgAGGTGGCCCAAGGTGGGTATCAGGTGTCTTCCTGATCACTTTCTACCTTACGTATCAAGACAaaacctctcactgaacctagagccccGTTTTAGCTGAGCTGGCTAGCTAACTTGTCTAGAGGATCGCCTGTCTCTTTCTCCTGCAGGCTGGACTGGAGGCAGGCTGCCACAAACCACCGAGTTTCATGTGGGTTCtaaggatccaaactctggtcagCACGCTTCGAAGGCAAGAGCTTCACCTGCCGAGCCATTTTCCCGGATTCCACTCTTAGTTTCCGGTATTAGAAACTCTAAATGGAGAAGTTGAGAAGGGGTCATGAGCCTTTACTTTGGTTAGCCCTCCAGGTTGCTCCGGGTCCCGAGTCACAGCCTGAGAGACAGTACTATGTACCCAGCACCCCTGTGCCCGGCAGAGTACCTGAGGAAGGTGGACGCCCTCGAAGGCCATGCAGTGCTCCTCAGTGGAGGTGGTCTCTGCAAACAGCTCCAGTAAAGTGTAGCGACTGTCAAAGTCCATGTGCTGCTCgatgccatcttgctggcccagtgACAGGAGGACGTGAGCCCGACTCCCTGCAAGCCACACGCAGTCCATCTTCTCAATCCCCAGTGCTTTCCCTGCCTATCCTAGGCTTTCTCCTCCCCAGAGGCTTTTAACCTTCTTTGTGACTGAGACCCAAGACAAGAAAGACACTTTACATGTAACTgagcacaaacacatacacacagaactgAAACATAACATCACGCTGTTAAAATTACTAAATTCTGgttctgatacacacacacacacacacacacacacacgcacgcacgcacgcacgcacgcgcgcgcgcgcgcgcacagagttcatttgttttgttttgtttttttcaagacaaggtctcactagatagccctggctgtcctggatctctcatcagactaggctggtcttgaactcatagagatccacctgcctcttcctcccaagtgctaagattaaagacatgcgccaccacacaCAACTGTGtgcagatattttaatttttttaaggtggCTGTAACTCTCCCCATACTGATTTCACAACCAATTAATGCATCTCAAATACTCAACAAATGCAGGTCTCCCTGCTTTACTCTCTGCCACCCAGACGGTGACAGATAAACCCGGTGTCTTTTTGTCCTGTGTGTACCATTCACTATGTTTCTTTTGCCTTGAGTTGCTACTTATTAGTAACGGTTGGGAACTCTCTGCCAACCCCTCCTTACTCCTTGTGACCCCACTCTCTCCAGTGACCCCCCCACACCCCGCTCTCTCTTACCGGCGTCATGGGCCGCCAGGGCCTGCAGCATCTTGCCTGCACTCCGGCGGATCTGAGGCTCCGGATTGCACAGCATGTGCATAAGCAGATCGAGGGCTCCTGTCTCCCTGAAGACTCCGGTGAGAGGCCCAATGCTCGCGTAGGCGCTGAGCACGTGGATGGTGTGAAGCACAGCAGCCGTCAGGCTCGAGGTCCCGCCTTCGGCCagctgcctggcagccctgcgtACCAGTGCCCGCACGTCAGCCTCCATCTCCGCCATTGCCAACTCATCCAGGCCGCCTGGATCCCGTGGGAAGCTTCCTAGCTCTCCAGCAGGTTCGTACTGAGGTCCTTTAGGTAGTGTTTGCTCCCGCAACAGCATGGGGCAGTTGGCATAGACCTCTGGAGCTGACAGCCACATGAGGAGGTACTCTGTCTTGTCTTCCTCTACATTCACTTTGCCCTCTTCCCCACACCTGAGGACACTCCATCGGATCAGGTATTCAGGATGTCCGTCATGTCCAGGTCTCTGTCGAATGAGTTCTTCAGGGTACGCCTGCAGCCGGGGCCCCAAGGGGACCATGAGGTCCCCTGCTCGTCGATCCCCTACCATCCTGACCTCCTGGAATACacaggagagagacaggcagtATGTGAAAGAGGAAATGACTACGTAGAGCATGATGGAATCTTGTAGCAAAACAGGATGGTGGTGATTGGTGGGTTGTCTGATGAGGTTTAGAACACACAGGCAGAAAAGACAAAGTATACGACAGGATAAATAAGGGGTTATCTTTATATAAGAGAGGAACGTAGTGAAAGAGCAAGGAGATGAAATGAAAGCATTTCAGGGATGGAAGAGGGCTGGGACTATAGCTCAAAGCAGTGGGTCTGCCTAGTGTGTGAGAGACCCTGAGCTCCTAGCACTGTgagagtgcgtgcgtgcgtgcgtgcgtgtgtgctgCCTGTGCATTTGTTTGTGCACTGCTTGCATGcatggtgcccttggaggccagcagagggaattagatcccctggaactggagttatagatggttgtcagGACTATATGAAGCCTCATCCAGGGCTTCACAGATGCTTGGCAAGCACTGTACTAACCGAACTACACCCCCAGTCccataaatctttttaaaggctATGAATTTAAGCATGGTCtgctggcacatgcctataatcttgatattcgggagactgaggcaagaaaaTCACCTTTTTGAGGCTaggctgggctacacagaaagttccaggccaaccccaactacatagtaagaccgtcttaaaaaaataaaaacaagccgggcggtggtggcgcacgcctttaatcccagcactcgggaggcagagccaggcggatctctgtgagttcaaggccagcctgggctaccaagtgagttccagaaaaggcacaaagctacacagagaaaccctgtctcagaaaaaaaaataaaaataaaaaaaaataaaataaaaaataaaaacaagggctggagagatggctcagcggttaagagcactgactgctcttccagaggtcctgagttcaattcccagcaaccacatggtggctcacaaccacctgtaatgagatctggtgccctcttctggcctgtagggacacatgcaggcagaatactgtatacataataaattttaaaaaaataaaataaaataaaaaataaaaacaaaaacaaaactgaacactGTCAAGCTCATAAGTGCTCAGTAAGCAATGTATTACTACATAATCTAATACTATTCTTAGATGGAGACAGTAGGTAGCAGGCATCCGATAGGAATGGGTATTAAGGCAGAATAAAATGATCAGAAAAGGTATGTGAGGTTTGAAGCAGTGCAGGTGCACTCGAGAGTAGAATGGACGGGAAGGCACACCGCGATGAAGAACCGGCGACCAGGGCCGGCGTCACGTCAGGGTACTCAGAAGCCGCCGAGcagcaaaaggaggaggagtcAAGTAAGACTTGAGCCCAATGGGGATGGGATCCACTTAGCATGGAAGGGAGGCTAGGAGGTAGCCATTGATGCCACAGCGGCTGTTGATTAGCACAGGACCAAGTCCAACCACCCGCTAGGCCTGGGGCGGGGACGGACAGGGAGGCCAGGAGCAGCAGCTTAAACAGAGGCGTGAAGGTGGCGCCGGGCCGGGGGGCGGAACCGAGCAGCGTGATCGCGTCCGTGCAAGACTCCGGAGAGCCGGCGGAGCCGGCCCAGCACCGCGCTGGGAatggcctgggggtggggtggggaggatggcGGTCTCGGTCTCGAGAGCGGACAGGACGAGCGAGACCCCACTTCCCCCTGTCCCGGGGAGACTCGGggttggggaaggggaagggaccGGTCGGCGCAGGACTCGCTTCTCACCTCTCCCCGCCCGGCTCGCCCCTCTCTGGCATCCAGCAGCGGGTCCCACAGCTCGGCCCGCCTCCTCCACAACTCCTTTCCGGGTCACACGCCGGGCACACGCACAGGCCCGGCGGCTACGGGTCCCACCGTGGCCCACTACGAGCGTGGCAAAACGGCGCGTGAATGGAGCATGCGTACTAGCCGGGGAGCCCGCAGTCGGTGTCCTTCCCAGCTAGTCAGGTGTGAAGCACCCTGCTCTTCACCGGGTCCGTCTTCCTCATCCACCCATGGCAGCACCTGCCCTGGATTAGTTAAGCCATACTCCCACCACCCGGTGACTTTCCAGTGTTTTTTGGTTTAAGTTTCCAACACTCCCCAAACCCTGAGGAATTTTAAATTAGTTCTTCCACTTTGTTTTTTAGGTAAAACCACTCAACTGCCCTGAGGTGCTAGCAAAACCATGCATAGTGAGAAAGTCCCTCGCCTAGATTTCTTCAGTCATGTAGGATTCAATAGTCCAAAGGACCCTGCTTCCAGGGGCAGAGTTTAGGGGATTTTGTATTAGCTCCTCCCTCCCTATGTGAAAAGATCCCAAAGACACAGCCAAAGACCCCAGTCTGTGCACAAAAATGATACATTTATTgaaagagtaatttttttttaatacaaaagaaAGCTCTGTACATAGGATGTGACCATGTCCACTATTCCTGGGTCAACATCCCAGGAGAAGTAGAAACCACTGATATACCCACATACACCCCACATTCACACAAGCATTCACtcaaacacaagcacacacacaccccagagccACTTAGGAAGGGAAACACCAAGGGTCGCTGCACAGAAATGCCACCTCAACCCTGACACACAGACTCTCCCAAGGCCACAATCACACAGCACACATCATAAGCACTTTGCCTGATTCACTCACTGGATCTATCTTTTGTGAGGAGGAATTAACATCTCCTCCCATGTGTTGGGGGAGTGGTGAGTGAGTGGTAGTGGAGTGAACCAAGGGCAGAGGAAGGGGCTGAGCAGTTACAGACCTGAGTCCCAAGCTCCCCACCCTGGCCCCTGGTTTACCACGCCCCAGTCTTGAAAGCTACCCAAGGCCCAGCTATTTCCAGGAGAAAGCCCAGAAGAGTGGCCTCCCCAGCTGGGTAAGATAGCAATGGGGATCAGAGGTTGGGGGTTCTCAAACATGTCAACAGATCCTCCCATGATACCCAGGTGTGCATACGACCCTCCCCACCTTTCACCTAACCTCAGAAGCAGGCACGTGCCCGCCGAGGGCAGTAGCGAGGGGTCTGACAACACTCCACCCCAACTGCCCTTCTGGAAAAGCTCCCTTACTGAACACAGGTGGTTTGGGCTGGCTCTGACACGGGGTAAAATACCCTTCCCCTATGCTAGCCCACCCTCAAGGTCCCCAGCGGGTTCTAAGGGGGTGGGGCATGGCCCTGTACAAATTACATAAATACTGAGGTTacacttagaaaaataaagtcattttcttcaagGCTTttgtcttaatttaaaaaagttacAGTAGCTGCTTACTCCCTGGGGGAGCTGCCCATTTCTGGCTCTCCATCGCTGCGCTCAGCCCAAGAGCTGCTCCTATGTGACCCCCATTCCTGTGTCTCCCCACCTCCCAGACCCCCTCCTGCTCACTGCAGCCTGGGCCCCAGGGAGCTGtaagcctgggggggggggggcacaaggcTGCAATGATGTGCTGTGGTACAAATGAAATCCATCTCCTCTACCTGGCCCCCTCCCACCCTAGCCCCACATTTGGtctccctctccccagccacAACCCTATAGGGTAAAAGAGGCCTAGAGTTGTGGataaccctcccctccccttttgcGGCCTGGGGCCCCTTCCCCAGCTTTCTCCTGGAAAGAACCCAGGACGTGGGGCAAACCCAGAATCTCCCGCATGCACACTGGTGGACCCCGAGCTCATGGGGGGGCTGTCCCCAGGGGCCCAGCCAGTTCTAGAGAGCCTAAGGGCTCCCCAGAAAAGGGGAGTTTGGgcagggagggggatgagaaaaacgccattaaaaaaaagttaaatattttaaaaatatatatttatagatttgTTTTCACTTCATCTCCTCAAATAAAAAGTTCAAAATCAACTTTTAAGTAAAGCAGCTGGGAGAAGGgggaagacagggaagagagaacGCCGGAGGTTCCCTCCAACCCAAGAGCCCCTGCAGGTCCATGGGGACAGAGCGGCAAGGCAGAGCAGGTGGCCCCAGTAACCTGACCAGTGCACAGGCCCAGCTATCCAGGAGCTGAAAGGGGCAGAGGGTGGTGGCAGGAGGGACGAACCCCCTCTCTCCCAGCTGGCTCCctgagggcaggggcagggctCTTTTGACCCAGACTGTGGCAGCACAGAACTAACCAGAGGTCACCagacaggctggagagagggccccAAATGCTTCCTCAGAGGGGACACTGTGCCCAGTCCCACAGAAGGCCTGTGAGTGGGAGGGTGGGCACAGTCCCACCGGGTGAGCGAATACTCAGCAAACATTGAGCCAAGCTGGCAGGGGTCTGGGGAGGAGGACAGCCCCCCCATCCACAGCACGACGGGTGGGGTAGGAaggagggggtgagggagggcaggTGGAGGGCAGGCAGGCCCATTTCTTTGGCTGGAGTGAGAGGGCATAGTCCTGTGGCCgccctctccttctcctgcctccctccttcggCCAGTCAACGTGTGTGTAAAGAAAACGTGAAAAGGCAACAATAAATAAGTGGGTGCCGTCCCTTGGCCCTCGGTCCAGGGTGGCGGGCGGATCATTCACTCTTGGTGCTGTGGGTGGCGTCCAAGTTCACCACCTGTAGCTCGGTGAGGTTGCTGCTGCTCCCAGCTTGCTGCCCTATCACAGCCATCTGTGGGGAAGGAGGAGCGTGAGGATGGCCAGGAGGAGGACGGACAGGCTCAGGCGCCCCCTGCTGGCCTGCCGGTCCAATGCAGGCCTGAGCATGGGCCCCTTGGCTAGGGGAAGACTGGGTGGGACAGGGCGGGAGGGGGTAGGGGCCCTCCTGTCCCATTTACCTGGTGAAGCTGAACTGCAGAAACAGGGATCTGCACAGTCCCAGAGGATGCTGTCAGGAACACCTGAGGGACACCACCTGCATCGGAAAGCATGGGAGATACTCATTCACTTGCTCAGGAGGAGCTCTAGATATCGGAAATGTGATATACATAGGTGACTGGGGAGCCTCAAACATGTAGCCAAGGATATGTGCCCCAAAGTGTCTCATGCAATGCACGAGGGTGCCTGAAGTGTGAGGgtttaagtgtgtgtgagtgtccaAATGAACAAATACAGTTGTCCAGTGAGTGTGAGAATATCCAAGTCTGTGTATTTGTGCAGGAATATATGTGGGCATTGGGGGAGGGGAATAAACCGGAGGAGAATGCATCTCAGTGTTGGAGCTGGGGCACAGCTGAGTGCCTGGAAAAGGGAGAAATGGTCCTTCTTTCTTCGGCCCTGCTCCTTCCCTCACCTTGCTCCTGGACCTGGCTGTGGGACACCTGCATGGTGGACGGTGCCTGGGAGAAGGCATTGAGCACGGTGAGGCTGCCATCAGCCAGGCCCGAGGTGGGGGCATACATCACTGCATGGGGACTAGGGTACATCATGTGGCCACCCACAGTTGTGGGTATAGACGACGTCATGATGGTGGCGGGCAACgtcactggaaaacacagatacacatcaGGGAGCTGATCCCTCCTGCTAGCTCTCATCCTGCCCCAGGAGTCCAATCTCTAGGATCTTTGTACCATGTTCTGTGTCCCAGGTTTGACAAGAGATTGTTTCTTTGTTCCTTACCATCAACTGAAAACACCCTAACGCTTTCTTCTGAGCGGACTGTCTATGCATCCAATTCTCTGTCCCCAGACCCTAGCATCCCAGTGATGGGCCCTCTCCCAGGAAACTCCATCACTCACTTTTCAGTTTCACCTGTTCCTTCCTCTCGCTCCCTCTTCCTAAACTCACACCTAACCAGTTCATCCTTGAGACAAGCACTTCTCCAATGTTAGCATAGGAACCTTGCTAAGGTGCAAATTCTGAGTCACTGGGTTTGAGGTGACGCTGGAGATCTGAAAACCTCAAGTCCTCGGTTACTTCAGCCCCTAGACCACACTGTAATGAATAAGGTTGGGGTGACAGCAGCTTACATATGAGAGTTTGCTATAATTCCTGAAATGACCAAAGGTAGCTGAGAGGGATTAGAGTCTGCTACTCGAGACCTGTAACACCCTCCCACCCGGGGACAGACGCGCTGACGGCACCTTCCCGGCTACTGAACAAACAATTTCCCGTGGATTCTTATGTCTCCCTTGACTTACATCCTCACTGCAGAGCAGGGTTCAAACCCCAGCCATGCTCACCGGCTTTCCTATAAACATGAAACCAAAAGCCCCAGTTTCTACTTGAGTAAATTCCCCGGGGTCCTCGGTACAGGAGCCACACGGCTAAGCACCTTCTGCTAGGCTTCCTGTGGGAAGGCAAGGCGTGGGGGGTGACAAGGAGTTATACCTGTCCCGCTGGAGGAGGTCTGCGTGAGGTCTGTGCTGCTGTCACGAGAGGGAGACGCCTGCTGTGGGGCCTGGTGCACCTGAATGGCctgcacagggacctgctgggcCACCGCCCCACCTAGAAGACACGGTGTGTTACTCGGGCTCCATCCCAAGCAGTCTGTGGGCCTCACCAAACACGCTGGAGCACTACAGTCCCGGGTCCGATACTCTGGTTCCCAACCCTTATCACTTTCCCCTGGGACCTGAAGAGGTCCTTCATGTCCGAATGAAGTGActccctcttccttctgcctcaggctttGCTTCCATCTTCTTCAGCTGACCCGGAGCTGTCCTTAACCCATCAACATAACCCACCCTCCAGTCACAACAGGGAAGTGGAAGAACACCAACCACCTCCATAGCAACAGAGGTTCAGGGGTGAGCCAGCCAGACAAGACCAGACTGTAGCGTTGAAACTTACTATACCACCAGCAGGGATCTCACTGGACAAAGCTTGTCTTCCAATGAGACACACAGTGATTCTCTTGGGCTCTCTTAGCAAAGAAAGAGGTCCTCCCGGGGCTAGCCCTAAAATCACTTTTAACATCCTCCATTTGACCCCGAGAAAGCAAGCCCCTCCCTGCCGCCCCCTGGGACTCACCAGGCATGAGGGTGAAGCTGGTGGGCAGCTGCATTAGGCCCCCAGAGGACACAGGCCCACTGCCCGTGCTCTTGAGCACAGTCCCGTTGGCACTGCTGGCACCACTGGGGCTGACGCTGGCAGACACCGGTGCCAGGTAGTTGGTGATGGGGAAGGAGGGGCCGCTGCTGACTTGCATGGTGGTCGAGGTGCTGGGTGCTGtttggatggtggaggtggtacCCGGAAGGTTGGTGACAGTGAATGCTGGCTTCAGTGTGTCCTATACGCAGAGTAAAGACGGAGCAGTGAGCTGCTAACAGATTTCATCCCTCAGGAGCTTTGTGTGAATGAAGAATTCAGGCAGAAATCGCTGTTTCTGTTAAAACCCCAATTATACCATTTACTTGCCACGAAAGTCATGAAGCTGTTGATTGGACACAGTGCCTCaagttctagcacttgggagtctgaggcatcTGCGttgcctagcctggtctacactgtgagACCGTCTCGAAGTTTAAAAATTACAAACGtaacaccgggcagtggtggcgcacgccttaaatcccagcactcgggaggcagaggcaggaggatctgtgagttcaaggccagcctggtctacagagcgagttccaggacagtcagaaccttgcctcaaaataataagtaaatattacaaacaaagaaagaaaaaacacaactACTTAACTTGGAGGTTGTTAAGAttaagcagggaaaaaaaaaagataagcagGCTAGCTTTCCTAAAACCACTCAGAGAGGGCATCTGAGCTCACACCAAGATCAAATTAAACACTTGCAGCTCTTACATTGAGAACTCCTGGGCGCTTTCTGCCCCAGGGAACCGCACAAATCTCACTCACAGTCTGCTTCTAGCTCTGGCAGTGACTGTCTGGGTGAACCTGAGATAATCACTTCCCTTTTATGAGCTTTAATTTCCTCTTCAAAACATGAGAGGGTTGGGCTTGAGTTCTCTTCAAAAGGGTCCTTATGGTTCTGAACTGCTGGGCTCTACGGCAGGGACCGAGATTTTTCAAAGAGAAAGCTCATGAAGGTCTGACAGTGAGGCGCTTCAGCCCAAGACCGAGGGACTTACCCACGTGCACAGAAAcgaggcgcgcacacacacacacacacacacgagaaaatgATTGCAGATAACGGGTAACTAACACAAGGGGGGACCTGGAGTTTTGACTCTCTCAGTTCTTACGAGTTGTGAGGAAGAAGCCAGGAGTTGAGAACCAAGCCGCCAGGCCTAGATCCGACTTGATTCAAAAAGCCGGGCTGGGTCAGCTCGGGATGTTTGCTAAGCAACGGGCCCCAAGGCCTTTGGTTGGTAGAGGCGTTGCTAAGGCAAACAGTGCCGCTTCCTTCCATTGGTCAGTTAGTTAAGCACCCGGAAGGCGGagctccacaggcagcaggaaggaagacCCGCCCCTCTCTCCTTACCGGGAATAAGGGGGAGGCATCTTTAGTAGCAGGCCAATGCTCTCCCCAACAGCCCAGGCCTGGGTATCCCGAGCACCCCAACACCCGGGATGAGGCTCGCTAGTATGGTAGTTCCTTGCCCAACCTGACAGCCCGCTTGGCAACAGCAGTGGGTTCCCAGGACCCTGGATTAGGAGGCTCCCTTCCTATTCCCAGCCTGCCAGGAGGGCAGGGCCAAGCTACACCCCCGCCCCAAGCGGGGAGACAGCTGGCGGGAGGAATGCAAAAGCCTTGCCAGGCAGGCGGGCTGTGGGCGGGAGGCCGGCGTGGAGCCCGAACCGGCCTTATATGGGCACGGAGGCCGCCCGCTTATCTTGGGGGACGGCCTCCTGTCAGGAATGGAGGATGGACACCTGTCTCCTAGGATAAGGAACACTAACCTGGTCCCACTCCACATCACTAAGAACATCTATTTACCCGTACTAGGCCAAGAAAGGAAAGGG containing:
- the Srf gene encoding serum response factor isoform X2 → MEAEEAACNLGTSVEAGTASKAYELSTLTGTQVLLLVASETGHVYTFATRKLQPMITSETGKALIQTCLNSPDSPPRSDPTTDQRMSATGFEEPDLTYQVSESDSSGETKDTLKPAFTVTNLPGTTSTIQTAPSTSTTMQVSSGPSFPITNYLAPVSASVSPSGASSANGTVLKSTGSGPVSSGGLMQLPTSFTLMPGGAVAQQVPVQAIQVHQAPQQASPSRDSSTDLTQTSSSGTVTLPATIMTSSIPTTVGGHMMYPSPHAVMYAPTSGLADGSLTVLNAFSQAPSTMQVSHSQVQEQGGVPQVFLTASSGTVQIPVSAVQLHQMAVIGQQAGSSSNLTELQVVNLDATHSTKSE